In Helianthus annuus cultivar XRQ/B chromosome 9, HanXRQr2.0-SUNRISE, whole genome shotgun sequence, the following are encoded in one genomic region:
- the LOC110877304 gene encoding uncharacterized protein LOC110877304, producing the protein MLYMCYMTQLPIKLMVTMDWYSWLSKTNLDPYLVYEYGRTFTHNELQRSDIHYFTHEFLQSMGVSVAKHRLEILKLARRNTGGRPKIGFSKLVSAIAKTRMLLSKRFGRCVSSKCAVHTPKPDPNPFRPQWPSSNLRKNMGFDEDNEEKVKTTMKSGPLDRRVLESYMSPKRVLSVSGPLDRKVQENLMVMYGSPMDTRHGPSGSGPVDHVVGYSPKIGIPYNMVQNNSGEVDVVSSLWSLMFQNMKPT; encoded by the coding sequence ATGTTATATATGTGTTACATGACTCAACTTCCCATCAAACTCATGGTAACCATGGACTGGTACTCGTGGTTGTCGAAAACCAACCTCGACCCGTATTTAGTTTACGAATACGGGCGAACGTTCACGCACAACGAGCTTCAAAGAAGCGACATACACTACTTCACACACGAGTTTCTTCAAAGCATGGGAGTCTCAGTCGCCAAACACAGGCTCGAGATATTAAAGCTCGCACGAAGAAATACTGGAGGCCGTCCCAAGATCGGGTTCTCAAAGCTCGTGTCGGCTATTGCCAAGACTAGAATGCTGCTTTCCAAGAGATTTGGAAGGTGTGTTTCTAGCAAATGTGCGGTCCACACGCCTAAGCCCGACCCTAACCCGTTTCGACCACAGTGGCCCAGTAGTAACCTAAGGAAGAACATGGGGTTTGATGAGGATAACGAAGAGAAAGTGAAGACGACCATGAAATCTGGACCGTTGGATAGAAGAGTACTAGAGAGTTATATGAGCCCGAAACGGGTTTTAAGTGTTTCCGGCCCTTTGGATAGGAAGGTGCAAGAGAACCTTATGGTAATGTACGGTAGCCCAATGGACACTAGACATGGACCAAGTGGTTCAGGCCCAGTTGATCATGTGGTGGGCTACAGTCCAAAGATTGGGATTCCATACAACATGGTGCAGAATAATAGTGGTGAAGTTGATGTGGTGTCTTCACTTTGGTCTTTAATGTTCCAGAATATGAAACCTACCTAA